In Alosa alosa isolate M-15738 ecotype Scorff River chromosome 19, AALO_Geno_1.1, whole genome shotgun sequence, a genomic segment contains:
- the LOC125312367 gene encoding uncharacterized protein LOC125312367, whose protein sequence is MTSSEDIKRVFKVNTLDVECILSVKTELGILDSVLKLNLDYAMKALEAMPMSKKTNAVLQVEGEQGLFTFFSYPFDPPPFYYVVRSDNNDLKLLQKINVNNKQLTIEDICESHFIGHCCRDEIKSCMKQAHEKVASKKEGLGNVDLKIICGELHLTYITLNPSSAIEIRPDRRVKIENNYLSDVLRAMNQMEKCGEMSPGMLACFQHLIASSPKAKHKGAVQILLMSEGKTIYGVLHTSEPARHNSGRPGSKLHSCMFHSTA, encoded by the exons ATGACGTCCTCTGAAGATATAAA GAGAGTCTTTAAGGTCAACACTCTTGATGTTGAATGCATCCTATCAGTTAAGACTGAGTTAGGCATTCTGGATTCAGTCTTAAAATTGAACCTGGACTATGCCATGAAAGCTCTAGAGGCCATGCCCATGTCCAAAAAGACCAATGCTGTACTACAGGTGGAAGGAGAGCAAGGACTTTTCACATTCTTTTCATATCCATTTGACCCCCCTCCCTTCTATTATGTTGTGCGGAGTGACAATAATGATCTCAAACTGCTTCAGAAAATCAACGTGAATAATAAGCAGCTGACAATTGAAGACATTTGTGAGTCACACTTTATTGGACATTGTTGCAGGGATGAAATTAAGAGTTGCATGAAGCAGGCACATGAGAAAGTGGCCTCTAAAAAGGAAGGTCTTGGCAATGTGGACCTGAAGATCATATGTGGAGAGCTGCACCTCACCTACATCACTCTGAACCCCTCCAGTGCCATTGAGATCCGACCTGATCGAAGAGTAAAAATTGAGAATAACTATCTGAGCGACGTCCTGAGAGCGATGAACCAAATGGAGAAGTGTGGGGAGATGTCCCCAGGAATGTTGGCCTGCTTCCAGCACCTGATAGCTTCCAGCCCTAAAGCTAAACATAAGGGTGCTGTCCAGATCTTGCTCATGAGTGAAGGCAAAACA ATTTATGGTGTTTTACACACTTCAGAGCCAGCCAGACACAACAGCGGGAGGCCTGGCTCGAAGCTCCACAGCTGCATGTTCCACAGCACGGcgtga
- the LOC125284740 gene encoding uncharacterized protein LOC125284740 isoform X1 — protein sequence MGSNWNYHEIIELLSVRAVDEIHGAITGTVCDSVIYDRIVEMLRERGVRRTKSQVISKLKSLRRQYHHYHDNGRQSWMYFDVCDTIWGNNRSTSSVGVESSVTDPDPDRTELENKKTPTCRTNNVTNENWSDYETTELLSARAKDDIHCQISGTRSDAMVYYRIVDILRVKGIHRSKPQVLSKLKSLRKHYRNLRESGNGQHWMFFDICQTIWGDCSSESPAGEESLEAEIDVTLEGTVEPESKTTEHRADLMANWTHHEVKELLSNVTRAEDEVDSRMTGHAHDTVVYDRITDILHEKGIHRSKSQIIKKLKTLRKQYYNCRESDNGRSWIYFDSCQTIWKDRRSPSPNITAVENMLEPADVEGTTYSDNNHSRWTSYEILELLSTRLLEEIDSQMSGTARDAVVFDWISDTLHKKGIHKSRGQIITKLKYLKKQYLACRKSDGEQSWMYFDTCQRIWGKSHSTSPTVVDGTLEADFDFEGKDDLKGKKRRKHETEIASNWSHSETSQLLSVCAEEEFDGQMSGSATDALLYERISDILHERGVHKSKSQVIDRLKALKSKYLKINDHYQRTGNERHWLYFDICQSIWGNGHTANSKPILRLDSEEATSDSMDSDGSGSRFQFAPYLLSGALRKQFTVPMLDLECLLSAKVKLRQEGLLDSHLKSNLDHVIEALDAMPASKRRDVSLLVEGERHLVKFVSGNPSLHYTVRQGAAGPELLQRVQVGARLTCASIAKTHFVGHRCRDEFESCMVRAQQVVAASDGGLANVELKIACGELRLTYTTPQPQDTIEIRPQHRVNLGKALTLQKVLEVKNSMEKEGALSRGLQACFQHLLANHSQYQGENSRIVLQSDGEMVELISGRHTYHSAQHFIFTDAGSQVQSHKVQDIDLWDDE from the exons ATGGGTTCAAACTGGAACTACCACGAAATAATAGAATTGCTGTCAGTCCGTGCAGTAGACGAAATTCATGGTGCGATAACAGGCACTGTTTGTGATTCTGTGATTTACGACAGGATTGTGGAGATGCTCCGAGAAAGAGGCGTTCGCAGAACAAAATCCCAGGTAATCAGTAAATTAAAATCCCTTCGAAGACAATACCATCATTATCATGACAATGGACGACAAAGTTGGATGTATTTCGACGTCTGCGATACTATTTGGGGGAATAACCGCTCAACAAGTTCCGTTGGTGTGGAGAGCAGCGTGACCGACCCTGACCCAGACCGGACTGAGctagaaaacaaaaaaacaccgaCATGTCGGACAAATAACGTTACGAATGAGAACTGGAGCGACTATGAAACGACAGAGCTGTTGTCTGCTCGTGCCAaagatgacattcattgtcagATATCTGGTACTCGTAGCGATGCTATGGTTTACTACAGGATTGTAGACATTCTCCGCGTAAAAGGCATCCACAGAAGCAAACCACAGGTCCTCAGCAAACTCAAATCACTTCGAAAACACTACAGAAATTTGCGAGAAAGTGGCAATGGGCAACATTGGATGTTTTTCGACATCTGCCAAACTATTTGGGGAGATTGCAGCTCAGAAAGTCCCGCAGGTGAGGAGAGTTTGGAGGCCGAAATTGACGTAACTTTAGAAGGAACGGTAGAACCAGAGAGCAAAACCACTGAACACAGGGCAGATCTGATGGCAAATTGGACCCACCACGAAGTAAAAGAGCTGTTATCTAACGTTACTCGTGCCGAAGACGAAGTTGACAGTCGGATGACCGGTCACGCTCACGACACTGTGGTTTACGACAGGATTACAGACATTCTTCACGAAAAGGGCATCCACAGAAGCAAATCGCAGATCATCAAAAAACTAAAAACACTTCGAAAACAATACTACAATTGCCGAGAAAGTGACAATGGGCGAAGTTGGATATATTTTGACAGCTGCCAAACTATTTGGAAAGATCGCCGCTCACCAAGTCCTAACATTACTGCCGTGGAGAACATGTTGGAGCCCGCAGATGTTGAAGGAACGACATATTCAGATAACAACCACTCAAGGTGGACCAGCTACGAAATCTTAGAACTTTTGTCTACTCGTCTGCTAGAGGAAATTGATAGCCAGATGAGTGGTACTGCACGTGATGCTGTGGTTTTTGATTGGATTTCAGACACTCTCCATAAGAAAGGCATCCACAAAAGCAGAGGGCAGATCATCACCAAACTAAAATATCTTAAAAAACAATACCTTGCTTGCCGGAAAAGTGATGGTGAACAAAGTTGGATGTATTTTGACACATGCCAAAGGATTTGGGGGAAAAGCCACTCAACAAGTCCTACAGTTGTGGATGGCACACTGGaggctgactttgactttgaaggaAAGGACGAtttaaaaggcaaaaaaagaCGAAAACATGAGACAGAAATTGCCTCAAATTGGAGCCACAGTGAAACAAGTCAACTGTTGTCTGTTTGCGCAGAAGAAGAATTCGATGGTCAAATGTCTGGTAGTGCTACAGATGCTTTGTTGTATGAGAGGATTTCAGACATTCTTCACGAAAGAGGTGTTCATAAAAGCAAATCACAGGTGATTGACAGACTGAAAGCACTGAAATCAAAATACTTGAAGATTAACGACCACTATCAGAGAACCGGCAATGAGCGTCACTGGTTATATTTCGACATCTGTCAATCTATTTGGGGGAATGGACACACAGCAAATTCCAAACCAATACTAAGACTGGACTCAGAGGAAGCCACAAGCGATTCTATGGACAGCGATGGTAGTGGAAGTAGATTTCAATTTGCTCCCTACTTGTTATCAGGCGCCCTCAG GAAGCAGTTCACCGTTCCCATGCTCGACCTGGAGTGTTTGCTGTCCGCTAAGGTGAAACTCCGCCAGGAGGGCCTGCTGGACTCACACTTGAAGTCCAACCTGGACCACGTCATTGAGGCGTTGGATGCCATGCCGGCCTCCAAACGCAGGGATGTCTCCTTGCTGGTCGAAGGAGAGCGGCACCTGGTCAAGTTCGTCTCGGGCAACCCCAGCCTCCACTACACCGTCCGTCAGGGTGCCGCCGGCCCCGAGCTGCTCCAGAGAGTTCAGGTGGGCGCCAGGTTGACCTGCGCCAGCATTGCCAAGACCCACTTTGTCGGCCACCGGTGCCGCGACGAGTTTGAGAGCTGCATGGTGCGGGCGCAGCAGGTGGTGGCCGCCAGCGATGGGGGCCTGGCCAACGTGGAGCTGAAGATTGCGTGCGGCGAGCTGCGGCTCACCTACACCACCCCACAGCCCCAGGACACCATCGAGATCCGGCCGCAGCACCGGGTGAACCTGGGCAAGGCGCTGACCCTGCAGAAGGTCCTAGAGGTGAAGAACAgcatggagaaggagggagcTTTGAGCAGAGGCCTGCAGGCCTGCTTCCAGCACCTGCTGGCCAACCACAGCCAGTACCAGGGGGAGAACAGCCGCATTGTGCTCCAGAGCGATGGGGAGATGGTCGAGCTCATCAGTGGCAGACATACCTACCACAGTGCCCAGCATTTCATCTTCACTGATGCAGGCAGCCAAGTTCAAAGTCACAAGGTCCAGGATATTGACCTGTGGGATGATGAATAG
- the LOC125284740 gene encoding uncharacterized protein LOC125284740 isoform X3 has translation MSPVYIGDRNTCVVRAGLSVRTYSAIMSEMKQFTVPMLDLECLLSAKVKLRQEGLLDSHLKSNLDHVIEALDAMPASKRRDVSLLVEGERHLVKFVSGNPSLHYTVRQGAAGPELLQRVQVGARLTCASIAKTHFVGHRCRDEFESCMVRAQQVVAASDGGLANVELKIACGELRLTYTTPQPQDTIEIRPQHRVNLGKALTLQKVLEVKNSMEKEGALSRGLQACFQHLLANHSQYQGENSRIVLQSDGEMVELISGRHTYHSAQHFIFTDAGSQVQSHKVQDIDLWDDE, from the exons ATGTCACCTGTCTATATTGGGGACAGAAACACCTGCGTCGTGAGAGCTGGCCTATCAGTGAGGACCTACTCAGCCATCATGAGTGAAAT GAAGCAGTTCACCGTTCCCATGCTCGACCTGGAGTGTTTGCTGTCCGCTAAGGTGAAACTCCGCCAGGAGGGCCTGCTGGACTCACACTTGAAGTCCAACCTGGACCACGTCATTGAGGCGTTGGATGCCATGCCGGCCTCCAAACGCAGGGATGTCTCCTTGCTGGTCGAAGGAGAGCGGCACCTGGTCAAGTTCGTCTCGGGCAACCCCAGCCTCCACTACACCGTCCGTCAGGGTGCCGCCGGCCCCGAGCTGCTCCAGAGAGTTCAGGTGGGCGCCAGGTTGACCTGCGCCAGCATTGCCAAGACCCACTTTGTCGGCCACCGGTGCCGCGACGAGTTTGAGAGCTGCATGGTGCGGGCGCAGCAGGTGGTGGCCGCCAGCGATGGGGGCCTGGCCAACGTGGAGCTGAAGATTGCGTGCGGCGAGCTGCGGCTCACCTACACCACCCCACAGCCCCAGGACACCATCGAGATCCGGCCGCAGCACCGGGTGAACCTGGGCAAGGCGCTGACCCTGCAGAAGGTCCTAGAGGTGAAGAACAgcatggagaaggagggagcTTTGAGCAGAGGCCTGCAGGCCTGCTTCCAGCACCTGCTGGCCAACCACAGCCAGTACCAGGGGGAGAACAGCCGCATTGTGCTCCAGAGCGATGGGGAGATGGTCGAGCTCATCAGTGGCAGACATACCTACCACAGTGCCCAGCATTTCATCTTCACTGATGCAGGCAGCCAAGTTCAAAGTCACAAGGTCCAGGATATTGACCTGTGGGATGATGAATAG
- the LOC125284740 gene encoding uncharacterized protein LOC125284740 isoform X2 has translation MMSPVYIGDRNTCVVRAGLSVRTYSAIMSEMKQFTVPMLDLECLLSAKVKLRQEGLLDSHLKSNLDHVIEALDAMPASKRRDVSLLVEGERHLVKFVSGNPSLHYTVRQGAAGPELLQRVQVGARLTCASIAKTHFVGHRCRDEFESCMVRAQQVVAASDGGLANVELKIACGELRLTYTTPQPQDTIEIRPQHRVNLGKALTLQKVLEVKNSMEKEGALSRGLQACFQHLLANHSQYQGENSRIVLQSDGEMVELISGRHTYHSAQHFIFTDAGSQVQSHKVQDIDLWDDE, from the exons ATG ATGTCACCTGTCTATATTGGGGACAGAAACACCTGCGTCGTGAGAGCTGGCCTATCAGTGAGGACCTACTCAGCCATCATGAGTGAAAT GAAGCAGTTCACCGTTCCCATGCTCGACCTGGAGTGTTTGCTGTCCGCTAAGGTGAAACTCCGCCAGGAGGGCCTGCTGGACTCACACTTGAAGTCCAACCTGGACCACGTCATTGAGGCGTTGGATGCCATGCCGGCCTCCAAACGCAGGGATGTCTCCTTGCTGGTCGAAGGAGAGCGGCACCTGGTCAAGTTCGTCTCGGGCAACCCCAGCCTCCACTACACCGTCCGTCAGGGTGCCGCCGGCCCCGAGCTGCTCCAGAGAGTTCAGGTGGGCGCCAGGTTGACCTGCGCCAGCATTGCCAAGACCCACTTTGTCGGCCACCGGTGCCGCGACGAGTTTGAGAGCTGCATGGTGCGGGCGCAGCAGGTGGTGGCCGCCAGCGATGGGGGCCTGGCCAACGTGGAGCTGAAGATTGCGTGCGGCGAGCTGCGGCTCACCTACACCACCCCACAGCCCCAGGACACCATCGAGATCCGGCCGCAGCACCGGGTGAACCTGGGCAAGGCGCTGACCCTGCAGAAGGTCCTAGAGGTGAAGAACAgcatggagaaggagggagcTTTGAGCAGAGGCCTGCAGGCCTGCTTCCAGCACCTGCTGGCCAACCACAGCCAGTACCAGGGGGAGAACAGCCGCATTGTGCTCCAGAGCGATGGGGAGATGGTCGAGCTCATCAGTGGCAGACATACCTACCACAGTGCCCAGCATTTCATCTTCACTGATGCAGGCAGCCAAGTTCAAAGTCACAAGGTCCAGGATATTGACCTGTGGGATGATGAATAG
- the LOC125284740 gene encoding uncharacterized protein LOC125284740 isoform X4: MLDLECLLSAKVKLRQEGLLDSHLKSNLDHVIEALDAMPASKRRDVSLLVEGERHLVKFVSGNPSLHYTVRQGAAGPELLQRVQVGARLTCASIAKTHFVGHRCRDEFESCMVRAQQVVAASDGGLANVELKIACGELRLTYTTPQPQDTIEIRPQHRVNLGKALTLQKVLEVKNSMEKEGALSRGLQACFQHLLANHSQYQGENSRIVLQSDGEMVELISGRHTYHSAQHFIFTDAGSQVQSHKVQDIDLWDDE; this comes from the coding sequence ATGCTCGACCTGGAGTGTTTGCTGTCCGCTAAGGTGAAACTCCGCCAGGAGGGCCTGCTGGACTCACACTTGAAGTCCAACCTGGACCACGTCATTGAGGCGTTGGATGCCATGCCGGCCTCCAAACGCAGGGATGTCTCCTTGCTGGTCGAAGGAGAGCGGCACCTGGTCAAGTTCGTCTCGGGCAACCCCAGCCTCCACTACACCGTCCGTCAGGGTGCCGCCGGCCCCGAGCTGCTCCAGAGAGTTCAGGTGGGCGCCAGGTTGACCTGCGCCAGCATTGCCAAGACCCACTTTGTCGGCCACCGGTGCCGCGACGAGTTTGAGAGCTGCATGGTGCGGGCGCAGCAGGTGGTGGCCGCCAGCGATGGGGGCCTGGCCAACGTGGAGCTGAAGATTGCGTGCGGCGAGCTGCGGCTCACCTACACCACCCCACAGCCCCAGGACACCATCGAGATCCGGCCGCAGCACCGGGTGAACCTGGGCAAGGCGCTGACCCTGCAGAAGGTCCTAGAGGTGAAGAACAgcatggagaaggagggagcTTTGAGCAGAGGCCTGCAGGCCTGCTTCCAGCACCTGCTGGCCAACCACAGCCAGTACCAGGGGGAGAACAGCCGCATTGTGCTCCAGAGCGATGGGGAGATGGTCGAGCTCATCAGTGGCAGACATACCTACCACAGTGCCCAGCATTTCATCTTCACTGATGCAGGCAGCCAAGTTCAAAGTCACAAGGTCCAGGATATTGACCTGTGGGATGATGAATAG